One Mucilaginibacter ginkgonis genomic region harbors:
- a CDS encoding amidohydrolase family protein encodes MLRLLAAGIFDKFPDLKIIIGHMGEMLPIMWARSARAFSPGAGGENQRTLADTFQQQVYITTSGFFTQPPLQIALDTFGIDNIMLSVDYPFSTNQMGVDFLNEIQLPQDQIEKIAYKNADKILAFNELAL; translated from the coding sequence GTGCTGCGGTTGCTTGCAGCGGGTATTTTTGACAAATTCCCGGATCTTAAGATCATCATCGGACACATGGGCGAGATGCTACCGATAATGTGGGCACGGTCTGCGCGGGCATTCAGTCCCGGAGCCGGCGGCGAAAACCAGCGTACACTTGCCGACACATTTCAACAGCAGGTATACATCACCACAAGTGGGTTTTTTACGCAACCACCGTTGCAGATCGCGCTCGATACTTTCGGTATCGATAATATTATGCTATCTGTGGATTATCCTTTCAGTACCAATCAAATGGGCGTTGATTTTCTTAATGAAATACAACTGCCTCAAGATCAAATTGAAAAGATCGCTTATAAAAATGCTGATAAGATTTTAGCTTTCAATGAGTTAGCGTTGTAA
- a CDS encoding Gfo/Idh/MocA family protein, with amino-acid sequence MEENKTRTAGENLSRKDFIRKSAIAAASFYIVPRFVLGGKGYTAPSDKLYIAAVGCGGEAESDIHHFATAPKKNAQIAFLCDVDDRMAAPRRKEFPKAGFYHDWREMFDKEHKNFDAVTVAIPDHNHAPVGLRAMQMKKHLYLQKPLTHDIYEARILTEASEKYQVVTQMGDQGASCDGMRTMREWFEAGLIGDIEKVYCWTDRPVWPQGIAWPKTAAPIPKELKWDLWLGTAKQTNYIDNLVPFNWRGWWEFGTGALGDMGCHIMGPPFKLLGLGYPTEVSGSASTVYKGIFKEGIYPESGPVSSSIKFKFTQQSGKPLDLYWMDGGIIPERLNEIDPSLNMNEILGDIPSENDFEGCTLFVGTKGKVSCGWGGSHPRLLPLKLNKDVKVPEKYPRVPGGMDGHWWQWVDASIAGYSKMEVDSPFFGYAGPLTETVLMGNLLLRTFDLQEKIKRKDPVYGNMEGYKFSGRYTALKWDGENMKITNFEPANQYIKREYRKGWGELKL; translated from the coding sequence ATGGAAGAGAATAAAACGCGTACGGCGGGCGAGAACCTCAGCCGCAAGGATTTTATCAGGAAAAGCGCTATCGCCGCCGCCTCATTCTATATTGTGCCAAGGTTTGTGTTGGGTGGCAAAGGTTACACCGCGCCAAGCGACAAATTATACATTGCTGCTGTGGGTTGTGGCGGCGAAGCCGAAAGTGACATACACCACTTCGCGACAGCGCCTAAAAAGAACGCGCAGATAGCCTTCTTGTGCGATGTTGACGACCGTATGGCAGCGCCACGGCGCAAAGAATTTCCAAAGGCTGGCTTTTACCACGATTGGCGTGAGATGTTCGATAAAGAACATAAGAATTTTGATGCGGTGACGGTTGCCATTCCGGATCATAACCACGCGCCCGTTGGCTTGCGCGCCATGCAAATGAAAAAGCATTTGTACCTGCAAAAGCCGCTGACACACGACATATACGAAGCCAGGATATTAACAGAAGCGAGCGAGAAATACCAGGTGGTAACTCAAATGGGCGATCAGGGTGCAAGTTGCGACGGCATGCGCACCATGCGCGAGTGGTTTGAAGCAGGGCTGATAGGTGATATTGAAAAAGTTTACTGCTGGACAGACCGCCCTGTTTGGCCGCAGGGCATAGCCTGGCCAAAAACAGCGGCGCCTATACCAAAAGAATTGAAATGGGACTTGTGGCTGGGCACTGCAAAGCAAACTAATTATATCGACAATTTAGTTCCGTTCAACTGGCGGGGCTGGTGGGAGTTTGGCACCGGCGCGCTCGGCGACATGGGTTGCCACATTATGGGGCCGCCGTTTAAATTGTTGGGGTTGGGATATCCTACAGAAGTTTCGGGCAGTGCAAGCACGGTTTACAAAGGCATCTTTAAGGAAGGAATTTATCCTGAGAGCGGCCCTGTTTCCAGTTCTATAAAGTTTAAGTTCACCCAGCAAAGTGGCAAGCCACTCGATCTGTATTGGATGGACGGCGGTATCATACCCGAACGGTTAAACGAAATTGATCCCAGCCTGAATATGAATGAGATACTGGGCGACATACCAAGCGAGAACGATTTCGAAGGCTGTACGCTTTTCGTAGGTACCAAGGGAAAAGTTTCTTGCGGATGGGGCGGGAGCCATCCACGATTATTGCCGCTTAAACTGAACAAAGATGTTAAGGTGCCGGAGAAATATCCGCGAGTTCCCGGGGGCATGGATGGACATTGGTGGCAATGGGTAGACGCAAGTATTGCCGGCTACAGCAAAATGGAAGTCGACTCGCCGTTCTTTGGCTATGCGGGCCCGCTTACAGAAACTGTGCTTATGGGTAACCTGCTGCTGCGCACATTTGATCTGCAGGAAAAGATAAAACGCAAAGACCCTGTTTACGGAAATATGGAAGGCTATAAATTCAGCGGTCGGTATACGGCTTTAAAATGGGACGGTGAGAATATGAAGATCACCAACTTTGAACCGGCCAATCAATACATAAAAAGGGAGTATCGTAAAGGCTGGGGCGAATTGAAGTTGTAA
- a CDS encoding 3-keto-disaccharide hydrolase has protein sequence MKTNLLLAKGAFAAFAMFFTFSTTSAQIDKGWRQLFNGKDLNGWKHVGPGARYVKGGVTGSTGGMGLEYYTKEKFGNCVIRIVYRMQKFNSNAGVFIRIPIEPREPWMPVFYGYEVQIDNHPETSKENDYHVTGTLYSLTKPLAKPGKPGPQWNTMEITLDGPRTIVTVNGQRVTDYTEGQPTPKRVFDFEPYPGRRPDFGYIGLQNHGPEDVVFFKEVSVKSLR, from the coding sequence ATGAAAACCAATCTCCTGTTGGCAAAGGGCGCGTTCGCGGCTTTTGCAATGTTTTTTACTTTCTCAACAACTTCGGCGCAAATAGATAAAGGCTGGCGACAGCTATTTAACGGAAAAGACCTCAATGGCTGGAAACACGTAGGGCCGGGCGCCCGCTATGTTAAAGGTGGCGTTACCGGCAGTACGGGCGGCATGGGGCTCGAGTATTACACCAAAGAGAAATTCGGCAACTGCGTTATCCGCATAGTTTACCGGATGCAGAAATTCAACAGCAATGCAGGAGTGTTTATTCGCATACCTATCGAGCCGCGCGAGCCCTGGATGCCTGTGTTTTACGGCTACGAGGTGCAGATAGACAATCATCCCGAAACTTCTAAAGAAAACGATTACCACGTTACCGGTACCCTATATTCTCTTACAAAACCATTAGCCAAACCAGGCAAGCCAGGCCCGCAGTGGAACACCATGGAAATTACGCTTGATGGGCCGCGGACTATTGTAACCGTTAACGGTCAGAGAGTGACGGACTATACAGAAGGCCAGCCTACTCCAAAACGTGTATTCGATTTTGAACCTTATCCCGGTCGCCGGCCTGATTTTGGTTACATAGGCCTGCAAAACCACGGTCCCGAAGATGTAGTGTTCTTCAAAGAAGTTTCGGTCAAATCCTTACGCTAA
- a CDS encoding CAP domain-containing protein, with protein sequence MRLKTIIRALLSLGITATVLMGCTKSGSDVVPATSTTTTSTTTGTTTSGTTTTTTGSTAIATNLNNTLLLKLVNDLRAKGCNCGVTAMPAVNALTWNDQLAAAALAHSNEMNTKNYFSHNSFDGSTFDTRVTAAGYKWMAVGENIAAGQTSEQEVFTAWLNSEGHCKNMMSASFKEMGAARAGNYWTQDFGAK encoded by the coding sequence ATGAGATTAAAAACTATTATACGCGCCTTGCTGTCGCTTGGTATTACAGCAACCGTTTTAATGGGATGTACCAAGTCGGGCTCTGATGTTGTGCCTGCTACATCGACCACCACCACGTCGACTACAACCGGTACAACCACTTCCGGCACGACCACCACAACTACAGGGTCCACAGCTATTGCTACTAATCTAAATAACACGCTGTTACTAAAACTGGTGAATGATTTGCGCGCTAAAGGCTGCAATTGCGGTGTTACTGCCATGCCTGCCGTAAACGCGCTTACCTGGAATGATCAGCTAGCCGCTGCGGCACTGGCGCACAGCAACGAAATGAATACCAAGAATTACTTCTCGCATAACTCTTTCGACGGGTCGACCTTTGATACCCGCGTTACCGCAGCCGGTTACAAATGGATGGCGGTAGGAGAGAACATTGCCGCGGGTCAAACCAGCGAGCAGGAAGTTTTTACTGCCTGGCTAAACAGCGAAGGCCATTGCAAGAACATGATGAGCGCGTCTTTTAAAGAAATGGGCGCAGCCCGTGCAGGCAATTACTGGACTCAAGACTTTGGCGCAAAGTAA
- a CDS encoding amidohydrolase family protein: protein MRIVTLEEHVAFPEMKAFLPADVAKNIKEPPNAAQMMPKLADIAGERLKSMDDAGITMQVLSVENTDVNLLDEKLAPQFAARYNDLLAEKIAPHPERFSAFALLPMTAPATAADELERAVTKHGFRGAMIKGHVNGEFLDHPKFSPVFERAQKLGVPIYIHPGIPPKAVQGAYYSNIGGKTGYTDL from the coding sequence ATGAGGATAGTAACCCTTGAAGAACATGTGGCTTTCCCTGAAATGAAGGCTTTTCTGCCTGCCGATGTTGCCAAAAATATAAAAGAACCTCCAAACGCGGCGCAGATGATGCCGAAGCTGGCAGATATTGCAGGCGAACGTTTAAAATCGATGGACGATGCGGGCATTACCATGCAGGTGCTTTCAGTAGAAAACACAGATGTAAACCTTTTGGATGAAAAGCTTGCGCCGCAATTCGCGGCAAGGTATAATGATCTGCTGGCAGAAAAGATAGCACCTCATCCGGAGCGGTTCTCAGCATTTGCGCTGTTACCCATGACCGCGCCGGCAACCGCTGCAGATGAGCTGGAACGTGCGGTAACTAAACACGGCTTTCGCGGGGCGATGATCAAGGGCCACGTTAACGGTGAATTTCTGGATCATCCAAAGTTTTCGCCTGTGTTTGAGCGTGCGCAAAAGTTGGGTGTGCCCATCTACATCCATCCCGGGATCCCGCCAAAGGCTGTACAGGGCGCATACTATAGCAACATAGGTGGCAAAACCGGCTACACCGATCTATAG
- a CDS encoding paraquat-inducible protein A translates to MASDVQAAKAKSSLFIRLLLIAGLAGLLCAEGYFGYRLHTLSADQEQLKEDYSNINNITLGLFSVDQWQDKIGGIVNHQVRHFTLTPHQKHELQVEVEQIIMALINRAESLLEKKPTSLMGKIKKLAVKTFVNTDKIKAQVPTYAKTIIAKVDNPQNKQQLSTMALSKFKQVKKTAYVDSSIKANDSLTNVMFNKYHVSDTEALNNKLSNSLERIRTETYNYCFGMLACVIVVLMLWWLVRKRVELHATLFIMSLLFAFILLAVGLTASMIEVDCRISSLDFVLLGEHVVFKNQVLFFQSKSILDVVEVLVKQPAVDSILVGILILVFSILFPFTKLASTGIHLLSRRKIAESKFIKYFAFQSGKWSMADVIVIAILMCYIGLNGLLDKQLAGLNIKTETLTMLTTNNTALQPGYIVFISFVLYGLILSTILKFITPYDSH, encoded by the coding sequence ATGGCATCTGACGTGCAAGCGGCAAAAGCCAAATCTTCTTTATTTATCAGGCTGCTCCTCATTGCAGGGCTAGCTGGTTTGCTTTGTGCCGAGGGCTACTTTGGTTACCGCCTGCACACCCTTTCTGCCGACCAGGAGCAACTAAAGGAAGATTACTCCAACATTAATAACATCACTTTAGGCCTGTTTTCTGTAGACCAATGGCAGGATAAGATCGGCGGCATTGTAAACCATCAGGTACGCCACTTTACGCTAACACCGCATCAAAAGCATGAGTTGCAGGTCGAGGTAGAGCAGATCATCATGGCGCTCATTAACCGGGCCGAGTCTCTTCTGGAAAAAAAGCCAACCTCACTTATGGGCAAGATTAAAAAACTTGCCGTAAAAACTTTCGTCAATACAGATAAGATCAAAGCCCAGGTTCCAACATATGCTAAGACCATTATCGCCAAAGTAGATAACCCGCAAAATAAACAACAGCTAAGCACAATGGCGCTTAGCAAATTTAAGCAGGTTAAAAAAACTGCATACGTTGATAGCTCTATCAAGGCGAACGACTCACTTACTAACGTAATGTTCAATAAATATCACGTTAGCGACACAGAAGCTTTAAACAACAAATTGAGCAACTCTTTAGAGCGCATCCGTACAGAAACCTACAATTATTGTTTTGGTATGCTGGCATGCGTTATTGTGGTGCTGATGCTTTGGTGGCTGGTACGCAAAAGGGTAGAGCTGCACGCTACGCTGTTTATCATGTCGCTTCTTTTTGCTTTTATACTTTTGGCGGTGGGACTTACGGCATCTATGATAGAGGTTGATTGCCGTATCAGTTCGCTGGACTTTGTACTGCTGGGCGAACATGTCGTATTCAAAAACCAGGTGCTTTTTTTCCAAAGCAAAAGTATTCTGGATGTGGTAGAAGTATTAGTAAAACAGCCGGCCGTAGATTCTATCCTTGTAGGTATCCTGATATTGGTGTTTAGTATTCTGTTTCCGTTTACCAAGCTGGCTTCTACCGGCATTCACCTGCTAAGCCGCAGAAAGATAGCCGAAAGCAAATTCATCAAATATTTTGCCTTCCAATCGGGTAAATGGAGCATGGCTGACGTAATAGTGATAGCCATTTTGATGTGTTATATCGGCCTTAACGGTTTACTGGATAAGCAGTTAGCCGGGTTAAATATCAAAACGGAAACCTTGACCATGTTGACGACTAACAATACCGCGCTGCAGCCGGGTTATATTGTTTTCATAAGCTTTGTTTTATATGGGCTTATCTTATCAACCATACTTAAATTTATTACCCCTTACGATTCGCATTAA
- the ychF gene encoding redox-regulated ATPase YchF — MGLQCGIVGLPNVGKSTLFNCLSNAKAQAANFPFCTIEPNVGVITVPDERLTKLTELVNPAKVVPNTIEIVDIAGLVKGASKGEGLGNQFLGNIRATNAIIHVLRCFDDDNVIHVDGSVDPIRDKEIIDTELQLKDLESIDKKLQKVEKAAKTGDKEGKKAFDVLTVYKNHLLEGKSARTAPVAEEDKEYVEDLWLLTAKPVMYVCNVEEKSVNTGNAYVEKVKAAVADENAEVLVISAQIESEIAQLETYEEREMFLEDLGLKESGVNKLIKAAYHLLNLSTYFTAGVTEVRAWTITKGFTAPQAAGVIHSDFEKGFIRAEVIKYIDFITLGSEAACKEAGKLGVEGKTYIVQDGDIMHFRFNV; from the coding sequence ATGGGTTTACAATGCGGTATAGTTGGCCTGCCAAACGTGGGCAAATCAACACTTTTTAATTGTCTATCAAATGCCAAAGCACAAGCGGCAAATTTTCCGTTTTGCACTATAGAACCAAACGTGGGTGTTATCACCGTTCCGGATGAGCGCCTTACAAAATTGACCGAGTTGGTTAACCCGGCTAAAGTTGTACCTAACACTATCGAGATAGTTGACATTGCCGGCCTGGTAAAAGGAGCCAGCAAGGGCGAAGGTTTAGGTAACCAGTTTTTAGGTAACATCCGTGCAACAAACGCCATTATACACGTGCTTCGTTGTTTTGACGATGATAACGTGATCCACGTAGACGGATCTGTAGACCCCATTCGCGATAAAGAGATCATCGATACCGAATTACAATTAAAAGATTTGGAGTCGATAGACAAAAAACTACAAAAAGTTGAAAAGGCTGCAAAGACCGGCGACAAAGAAGGCAAAAAAGCTTTTGACGTTCTTACCGTTTATAAAAACCACCTATTAGAGGGCAAATCTGCACGTACGGCGCCTGTCGCCGAAGAAGACAAAGAATATGTTGAGGACCTTTGGCTGCTTACCGCCAAGCCGGTGATGTATGTATGTAATGTAGAAGAAAAATCTGTCAACACAGGTAACGCTTACGTTGAGAAGGTAAAGGCCGCTGTTGCCGATGAAAACGCTGAAGTTCTGGTGATATCAGCGCAGATTGAATCTGAAATTGCACAGTTGGAAACCTACGAAGAGCGTGAGATGTTCCTTGAAGACCTGGGACTGAAAGAATCCGGGGTAAATAAATTGATTAAAGCTGCATACCACTTATTGAACCTGAGTACGTATTTTACAGCAGGTGTTACAGAGGTGCGTGCCTGGACTATTACCAAGGGCTTTACCGCGCCACAAGCTGCCGGCGTGATCCACTCTGACTTTGAAAAAGGCTTTATCCGTGCGGAAGTGATAAAATATATCGACTTTATAACCTTAGGCTCTGAAGCGGCTTGTAAAGAAGCCGGTAAACTGGGCGTTGAAGGCAAAACCTACATTGTGCAAGATGGCGACATTATGCACTTCAGGTTTAATGTGTAA
- a CDS encoding helix-turn-helix domain-containing protein, with protein sequence MHELSSKEIIKAIRLKRMQLGYSQEYMAAKLDVSQNAYSKIELGYTKVVLDRVLSIFKLLNMSAIDALSMTSKTFVDFSKLFHKSATPMWIFEPVTLKFLEVNDAAVERYGYNRDEFLNMTIRDIRPKSELENMSAYLTAHDGDQIFDVKFKHLLADGSILTVDIVRYAIVYKGEPAFLVTSTIDSTSVKDKKEKLYSK encoded by the coding sequence ATGCACGAACTGTCCTCTAAGGAAATTATAAAAGCAATTAGACTAAAACGTATGCAACTGGGTTACTCCCAGGAATATATGGCCGCCAAGCTGGATGTAAGCCAAAATGCCTATAGCAAAATTGAATTAGGCTATACCAAAGTAGTGCTCGACAGGGTACTGTCGATATTTAAACTGTTGAATATGTCGGCCATCGACGCGCTATCCATGACGTCGAAAACTTTCGTTGATTTTAGCAAATTATTCCATAAAAGTGCCACACCTATGTGGATCTTTGAACCGGTAACCCTTAAATTTCTTGAAGTAAATGATGCCGCTGTAGAAAGATATGGTTACAACAGAGACGAATTTCTGAACATGACCATCCGCGATATTCGCCCTAAGAGCGAGTTAGAAAACATGAGCGCTTATCTTACAGCACACGATGGAGACCAGATATTTGACGTAAAATTTAAACACCTACTTGCCGACGGGTCGATATTAACCGTGGACATCGTGAGGTATGCCATAGTCTACAAGGGAGAGCCCGCTTTTTTGGTTACATCCACAATCGATTCCACTTCCGTTAAAGACAAAAAGGAGAAGCTTTATAGTAAGTAA
- a CDS encoding S9 family peptidase, whose protein sequence is MNKFFTSAAALVLSTAAFAQTPALTTADYARAESFLSYNTDPLVDRAAVRPVWLPGDKFWYRVLTPQGSEYVLVDPAKGTKAAAFDADKLAAALSLQTGKKYSGAKLPFRDINYSADGKAVIVNAAGKQYKCDLQTYGCVIDDTKVTAVGALPGRRGRASNEVTSPDGKRAAFIKDYNLWVRDVATGKQTQLTTDGVKDFGYATDNAGWSHSDGAVLRWSPDSRKIATFRQDQRNVNDMYLVTTNVGAPHLRQWKYPLPGDKNIAMISRVIIDVDNAKVIPLNIAPDPHRATLSDDISSSGTFDDNDWNADASKLAFVSTSRDHKIEKVRIADAATGAVREVFEESVPTQFESGQGAINWRFLDKSNEIIWYSERDNWGHLYLFNALTGKVKNQITKGDWLVTKVIKVDEKNRTIYFMAGGMEKENPYFAQFCKIGFDGKGLKVLTPEAGTHTVTLSPDGEYFVDSYSKPDVPPVTVVRSISGKLISTLEKTDVSRLAATGWKPVTTFSVKADDGKTDVYGLMFTPSKLDPSKKYPVIDYIYPGPQGGGVGSWSFAASRSDHQALAELGFVVVVIEGTSNPLRSKSYHDMSYGDMSTNTIADQIAGIKQLSAKYNYMDTSRVGIWGHSGGGFATAAAMFRYPDFFKVGIAESGNHDNRNYEDDWGERYDGLLVTKDNGVSNYEAQANQTYARNLKGKLMLAHGLMDDNVPPQNTLLVAEALEKANKSFDLVIFPNSAHGYGEYSYYMMRRRWDYFVKNLLGAETPYNYEIKPKQDPRNSAN, encoded by the coding sequence ATGAATAAATTTTTTACCTCTGCTGCTGCCCTTGTATTAAGTACCGCGGCGTTTGCACAAACCCCTGCACTTACAACGGCAGATTATGCCCGTGCCGAAAGTTTCTTAAGTTACAATACCGATCCGCTGGTCGATCGCGCCGCTGTGAGGCCTGTGTGGTTGCCGGGCGATAAGTTCTGGTACCGGGTTTTAACCCCGCAGGGAAGCGAATATGTTTTGGTAGACCCGGCAAAGGGGACCAAAGCGGCGGCTTTTGATGCCGATAAACTGGCCGCGGCATTGTCGCTGCAAACGGGTAAAAAGTATTCGGGTGCAAAGCTGCCTTTCAGGGATATCAACTATTCGGCAGATGGTAAGGCCGTTATCGTAAATGCCGCGGGCAAGCAATACAAATGCGATCTGCAAACCTATGGCTGTGTGATCGACGACACCAAAGTAACCGCGGTTGGCGCTTTGCCGGGCAGGAGGGGCCGTGCCTCAAATGAAGTAACATCGCCCGATGGTAAACGAGCTGCATTCATAAAAGACTATAACCTTTGGGTGCGCGATGTGGCCACTGGTAAGCAAACACAGTTAACCACAGACGGCGTAAAAGATTTTGGCTACGCCACAGATAACGCGGGCTGGTCGCACAGCGATGGGGCTGTACTGCGATGGTCGCCCGACTCACGGAAGATAGCTACCTTCCGCCAGGACCAGCGCAATGTAAATGATATGTATTTGGTGACCACCAACGTTGGTGCGCCGCACTTACGCCAGTGGAAATATCCGTTGCCCGGCGATAAGAACATAGCAATGATAAGCCGTGTGATCATAGACGTGGATAACGCGAAGGTTATCCCGTTGAATATAGCACCTGACCCGCACCGCGCAACGCTGAGTGATGACATATCAAGCAGCGGTACATTTGATGATAACGATTGGAATGCCGATGCCAGCAAACTGGCTTTCGTATCTACCTCGCGCGATCACAAAATAGAAAAAGTGCGCATTGCCGACGCTGCCACAGGTGCAGTGAGGGAAGTGTTTGAAGAATCGGTTCCTACCCAATTTGAATCAGGACAGGGTGCTATTAACTGGCGCTTCCTGGATAAGAGCAATGAGATCATCTGGTATTCTGAACGTGACAACTGGGGACATCTATACCTGTTCAACGCCTTAACCGGCAAGGTTAAAAATCAGATCACCAAAGGCGACTGGTTGGTGACCAAGGTAATTAAGGTAGACGAAAAGAACCGCACCATATATTTCATGGCAGGCGGTATGGAAAAAGAAAATCCATACTTCGCGCAGTTCTGTAAGATTGGTTTTGATGGTAAAGGTTTGAAGGTGCTGACGCCTGAAGCAGGCACACATACCGTGACCTTATCGCCGGATGGTGAATACTTTGTAGACAGCTATTCAAAACCCGATGTGCCGCCGGTAACGGTAGTACGCAGCATCAGCGGGAAGTTGATCAGCACCCTGGAGAAAACTGATGTGTCACGCTTAGCGGCAACAGGTTGGAAACCGGTAACCACCTTTTCGGTAAAAGCAGATGATGGCAAAACTGACGTTTACGGTTTGATGTTCACACCATCAAAACTCGATCCTTCTAAGAAATATCCGGTGATAGACTACATCTACCCCGGCCCGCAAGGCGGCGGTGTAGGCAGCTGGTCATTCGCCGCATCCCGAAGCGACCACCAGGCTTTAGCCGAATTGGGTTTTGTGGTTGTGGTGATAGAGGGTACCAGCAATCCGTTGCGCTCTAAAAGCTACCATGATATGAGCTACGGCGACATGTCTACAAATACCATTGCAGATCAGATAGCCGGCATAAAACAACTGTCGGCGAAATACAACTACATGGACACGTCCCGTGTAGGTATCTGGGGCCATTCGGGTGGCGGATTCGCAACGGCTGCTGCAATGTTCCGTTACCCGGACTTCTTCAAAGTAGGTATAGCCGAATCGGGCAACCATGATAACCGCAATTACGAGGATGATTGGGGCGAACGTTATGACGGCCTGCTGGTAACCAAAGACAATGGCGTTTCTAATTACGAGGCCCAGGCCAATCAAACCTATGCCAGAAACCTAAAAGGCAAGCTAATGCTGGCACACGGCCTGATGGACGATAACGTACCTCCGCAAAACACATTACTGGTGGCAGAGGCTTTGGAAAAGGCTAACAAAAGCTTCGACCTGGTTATATTCCCTAACAGCGCCCACGGTTACGGCGAATATTCTTATTACATGATGCGCCGCCGCTGGGATTACTTTGTAAAGAATTTGCTGGGTGCAGAAACGCCTTACAACTATGAAATAAAACCTAAGCAGGACCCAAGAAATTCTGCTAATTAA
- a CDS encoding paraquat-inducible protein A yields MTNESQHTEARKFGLPNLILILGLSILLCGEAYFGYRMHALSFEQERIKEDYAMANSITFGLFSIDQWRDRISDVVNHQVTDFKLTAKQKRAIQVAVQNQLQSLVNKTVAEINKPQKSIGGKLKKLAFNAMVDPKDINAQIPGFARTIVNKVSSPSSQRRLKGIATTTLTKLERQTYDSTSVANFYVTKHVYAKYHVGDPYSFNNKINNELTRIRQVSYNYAYAMLGCVLFALVLWWLMRKSVHLQSTLFVMSLLFATVMLVVGATASIIEVDARLQSFSFMLLGEKVEFINQVLFFQSKSLLQIVGVLIYQPKPDAVVVGSLIFIFVLILPLIRLIAKGIHILSPERIAQNKVVRYLAFDSAKWDMADVMVVGIIMTYIGLNGILKSQLSNLNIHNGTLTTVTANETSLQPGYFIFVGYVIFATLLAYILKRITPHKVEVPKQLSVDQRLSST; encoded by the coding sequence GTGACTAACGAAAGCCAACATACAGAAGCCAGAAAATTTGGTTTGCCCAATTTGATCCTGATCTTAGGATTGAGCATCCTGCTTTGCGGCGAAGCTTATTTTGGCTACCGTATGCACGCCCTTTCGTTTGAGCAGGAACGGATAAAGGAGGATTATGCCATGGCCAACAGCATTACCTTTGGCTTGTTCTCCATAGATCAATGGCGGGACAGGATATCAGACGTGGTGAACCACCAGGTTACAGATTTTAAGCTCACCGCTAAGCAAAAGCGCGCTATACAGGTTGCTGTGCAAAACCAGTTGCAAAGCCTTGTAAATAAGACAGTTGCGGAAATCAATAAACCACAAAAATCTATAGGCGGCAAGCTTAAAAAGCTGGCATTTAATGCCATGGTCGACCCTAAAGATATAAACGCACAAATACCAGGTTTTGCCAGGACTATAGTTAATAAAGTGAGCAGCCCATCCAGCCAACGACGGCTGAAAGGCATTGCTACAACTACACTTACCAAGCTAGAAAGGCAAACTTACGATAGTACCAGCGTGGCTAATTTTTACGTAACCAAGCATGTTTACGCCAAATATCATGTGGGCGACCCTTATTCTTTTAATAACAAGATCAATAATGAGCTGACACGCATACGGCAAGTAAGCTATAACTATGCTTACGCGATGCTGGGCTGCGTTTTGTTTGCACTGGTGTTGTGGTGGCTGATGCGTAAGAGCGTGCACCTGCAGTCGACTTTGTTTGTGATGTCGCTGCTTTTCGCAACGGTGATGCTGGTGGTTGGCGCTACGGCATCTATCATTGAGGTTGATGCGCGCCTGCAATCTTTCAGCTTCATGCTGCTCGGAGAGAAGGTTGAGTTTATAAATCAGGTGCTGTTTTTCCAGAGTAAAAGTTTATTGCAGATAGTTGGTGTACTCATTTATCAGCCCAAGCCCGACGCTGTTGTTGTGGGTAGCCTCATCTTTATTTTTGTGCTGATACTGCCGTTAATAAGGTTAATCGCAAAAGGCATACATATCCTCAGCCCGGAACGTATTGCTCAGAATAAAGTGGTGAGATACCTGGCGTTCGATTCTGCGAAGTGGGATATGGCCGATGTAATGGTTGTGGGCATCATTATGACTTACATCGGTTTAAATGGCATTTTAAAAAGCCAGCTTTCTAATTTAAATATCCATAACGGAACCTTAACTACCGTGACCGCGAATGAAACTTCGTTGCAGCCGGGGTACTTCATTTTTGTTGGTTATGTGATATTTGCAACCTTGCTGGCTTACATTCTTAAACGTATAACCCCGCACAAAGTAGAGGTGCCAAAACAACTTTCTGTAGATCAGAGGTTAAGCTCTACATAA